A region of Longimicrobium sp. DNA encodes the following proteins:
- a CDS encoding PIN domain-containing protein: MPGPESPVVVDTNVIFSALLRADSPFARILGNADRTFFVCESILVELFHHKERIQRFSRLGEDEVLVVLHQLLRRVHIYREDAFPARHVATARELCRDVDLADAPVVALALTLDAWLWTGDRALRRGLEQRGFTSFFDPRSAVE; this comes from the coding sequence GTGCCGGGCCCGGAGTCGCCCGTTGTCGTAGACACCAACGTCATCTTCTCCGCCCTCCTCCGCGCCGACTCGCCCTTCGCTCGAATACTCGGGAACGCCGATCGCACGTTCTTCGTGTGCGAGAGCATTCTCGTGGAGCTGTTTCACCACAAGGAGCGGATCCAGCGCTTTTCGCGGCTGGGCGAAGACGAAGTCCTCGTGGTACTCCATCAGCTTCTCCGGCGTGTCCACATCTACAGGGAAGATGCGTTTCCCGCGCGCCACGTAGCGACCGCCCGCGAGCTCTGCCGCGACGTCGATCTCGCCGACGCACCGGTGGTCGCGCTGGCGCTCACGCTCGATGCCTGGCTGTGGACGGGCGACCGGGCATTGCGCAGGGGTCTGGAACAGCGAGGCTTCACATCCTTCTTCGATCCCCGGTCCGCTGTCGAGTAA
- a CDS encoding alkaline phosphatase family protein yields the protein MSKRGWVIAALAVLAAAAGYVALKLGRSTGEVADLVAEGAEKVLREPMRPARGSPRVLVFALDGVGADQLEAVIRSGRARSIARLVGRPRRGEPGVYQHAYAVPGVLSILPSTTYAAWTSLFTGQPAGRTGVPGNEWFAREEDRFYAPAPVTVSENTQALQVYSDQLMGRVAHAPTLYEQAGVRAYVSLAALQRGADLVTVPDPVALGPMVSAFAEGAQEGEVKREVYAQLDEGAAGSLLSTIEKRGVADLQVVYFPGVDLWTHVAPDPLRAQQAYVETVVDRVVGRVLDAYRRRHALRDTWVVFVADHGHTPVLNDDLHSLGTAGDDEPPAVLHQAGFRVRPFHLDVKDDERVYQSVVAYQGAMAYVYLADRSACPNPADRCDWRRPPRFEQDVLPVVRAFDAANRTGAGVPQLRGTLDLIFARQPRPFGQDAAPFQVWDGEKLVAIGEYLRAHPRPDLLDLERRMDGLATGPYGNHAGDVLLLARTGMQRPIGERFYFSGIYHSWHGSPTAQDSRIPLVVALPGGDGRQLRARVRAAAGEHPTQLDVTRLVLSLLGRG from the coding sequence ATGAGCAAACGGGGATGGGTGATCGCGGCGCTGGCCGTGCTGGCCGCGGCGGCCGGGTATGTGGCGCTGAAGCTGGGCCGCAGCACGGGCGAGGTCGCGGACCTGGTGGCCGAGGGCGCGGAGAAGGTGCTGCGCGAGCCCATGCGCCCGGCCCGCGGGAGCCCGCGCGTGCTGGTGTTCGCGCTCGACGGCGTGGGCGCGGACCAGCTGGAGGCCGTCATCCGCTCCGGCCGCGCGCGCAGCATCGCCCGGCTGGTGGGGCGCCCGCGCCGCGGCGAGCCGGGCGTGTACCAGCACGCGTACGCGGTGCCGGGCGTGCTCAGCATCCTCCCGTCCACCACCTACGCCGCGTGGACGTCGCTCTTCACGGGCCAGCCGGCGGGGCGCACCGGCGTTCCCGGCAACGAGTGGTTCGCGCGCGAGGAAGACCGCTTCTACGCCCCCGCGCCCGTTACCGTGAGCGAGAACACGCAGGCGCTGCAGGTCTACAGCGACCAGCTGATGGGCCGCGTGGCGCACGCCCCCACGCTGTACGAGCAGGCCGGGGTGCGCGCCTACGTCTCGCTCGCGGCGCTGCAGCGCGGCGCCGACCTGGTCACCGTCCCCGATCCCGTCGCGCTGGGGCCCATGGTGAGCGCCTTTGCCGAGGGCGCGCAGGAGGGCGAGGTGAAGCGCGAGGTGTACGCGCAGCTCGACGAGGGCGCGGCGGGGAGCCTGCTGTCGACCATCGAGAAGCGCGGGGTGGCCGACCTCCAGGTCGTCTACTTTCCCGGCGTGGACCTGTGGACGCACGTGGCGCCGGACCCGCTCCGGGCGCAGCAGGCGTACGTGGAGACGGTGGTGGACCGCGTGGTCGGCCGCGTGCTGGACGCCTACCGCCGCCGCCACGCGCTGCGCGACACCTGGGTCGTCTTCGTGGCCGACCACGGCCACACGCCGGTGCTGAACGACGACCTGCACTCTCTCGGCACCGCCGGCGACGACGAGCCGCCCGCGGTGCTGCACCAGGCCGGCTTCCGCGTGCGCCCCTTCCACCTGGACGTGAAGGACGACGAGCGCGTCTACCAGTCCGTCGTCGCCTACCAGGGGGCGATGGCGTACGTCTACCTGGCCGACCGCTCCGCCTGCCCCAACCCGGCCGACCGCTGCGACTGGCGGCGTCCGCCACGCTTCGAGCAGGACGTGCTCCCGGTGGTGCGCGCCTTCGACGCCGCCAACCGCACGGGCGCGGGGGTGCCGCAGCTGCGCGGCACGCTGGACCTGATCTTCGCGCGGCAGCCGCGGCCGTTCGGGCAGGACGCCGCGCCCTTCCAGGTGTGGGACGGGGAAAAGCTGGTGGCGATCGGCGAGTATCTGCGCGCGCATCCGCGCCCCGACCTGCTGGACCTGGAGCGGCGGATGGACGGGCTGGCCACGGGCCCGTACGGCAACCACGCGGGCGACGTCCTTCTCCTGGCGCGCACGGGGATGCAGCGCCCGATCGGCGAGCGCTTCTACTTCTCCGGCATCTACCACTCCTGGCACGGCAGCCCCACCGCCCAGGACAGCCGCATCCCCCTCGTCGTCGCCCTCCCCGGCGGCGACGGGCGCCAGCTCCGCGCCCGCGTCCGCGCCGCCGCGGGCGAGCACCCCACGCAGCTCGACGTCACCCGGCTCGTCCTTTCGCTCCTTGGCCGCGGGTAA